From Toxorhynchites rutilus septentrionalis strain SRP chromosome 2, ASM2978413v1, whole genome shotgun sequence, a single genomic window includes:
- the LOC129768330 gene encoding F-box only protein 25, translating into MPFISKDWRSPGEAWVKTEEGWEKLKVLECVKRKRCISECSSSSDTENDNENCDVEIPPHCHITLKCTREIAGFNGLGEAVRRLDFRSSVRDGRRFNYVCALLRLLVSGKGITSLPGGAQRLLLQMLEEVATHVSASQQNFNVLRGLVQQLRSLVNQENQKCWGKPLGSQSLWEGHVQTIQRIQNIASQIQIKEPGPNIRPKLHDLPEECVREIVLRLSDYKDLEASSSAWSLMAALISEQRVWRELSYYHFTKQQIEVILDKMCLQDTKERHRNWQAIYHALRKTYGVPEELQYAEILAFCRLCRCLFWPSAGHPCIVDQYPDIRQRIREAGNSDSTETQPVPPAQFLKYFSL; encoded by the exons ATGTATCTCCGAATGCAGCAGCTCGAGTGACACGGAAAATGACAACGAAAACTG CGACGTAGAAATTCCTCCCCACTGTCACATCACGCTGAAGTGCACCCGCGAAATTGCGGGCTTCAATGGTTTGGGCGAAGCCGTACGCCGATTGGACTTTCGTAGCTCGGTGCGGGATGGACGACGATTCAATTACGTGTGCGCTCTGCTGCGTCTGCTCGTTTCCGGCAAGGGAATCACAAGTCTTCCCGGTGGAGCCCAACGTTTGCTTTTGCAAATGCTGGAGGAAGTCGCAACGCATGTTAGCGCCTCACAGCAGAACTTCAACGTTTTGAGGGGCCTAGTGCAACAGCTACGGTCACTCGTTAATCAGGAAAATCAAAAATGCTGGGGAAAACCACTCGGCAGCCAAAGCCTGTGGGAGGGCCACGTGCAAACTATTCAGAGAATCCAGAATATCGCTAGTCAGATACAGATAAAAGAG CCGGGACCGAATATACGCCCAAAGCTACATGATCTGCCAGAAGAATGTGTTCGTGAAATCGTTTTAAGACTTTCTGACTACAAGGATCTTGAAGCGTCCTCGTCCGCTTGGTCTCTGATGGCGGCCTTGATCTCCGAGCAACGCGTTTGGCGGGAGTTATCTTACTATCATTTCACCAAACAGCAAATCGAGGTCATTCTGGACAAAATGTGTCTCCAGGATACCAAGGAACGTCACCGGAACTGGCAGGCTATATACCACGCCCTTCGGAA AACCTACGGTGTACCTGAGGAATTGCAGTATGCTGAGATATTAGCCTTCTGTCGTCTCTGTCGTTGTTTGTTTTGGCCTTCGGCAGGGCATCCGTGCATTGTAGATCAATACCCGGACATTCGGCAGCGTATTCGAGAGGCAGGTAATAGTGATAGCACCGAAACACAACCGGTGCCGCCAGCGCAATTTCTAAAATACTTCTCTCTGTAA